From one Sphingomonas sp. BT-65 genomic stretch:
- a CDS encoding PAS domain-containing sensor histidine kinase encodes MDRVLDEGGGCLEGRAITRSAALSQSQTQFRLLVQGVTDYAIYMLDPTGVVSSWNAGAQRIKGYTPEEIIGQHFSNFYTEEDRARGEPARALETARKHGRFSAEGWRMRKNGSRFRASVVIDAIKDDDGKLIGFAKITRDITERDAAQRELEVAREALFQSQKIEAIGQLTGGVAHDFNNLLMAIMSGLTLLRKRVPEEPQVMRLIDNSLQAAERGAALTQRMLAFARRQELKTERIDVMALIADMRGLLQRTIGPAWQIDIRFPASLSAVSADVNQLEMALLNLAVNARDAMPEGGRIAIEAVDQDVIGTVGELSSGRYVRLSVIDRGTGMDAETLARATEPFFTTKGVGKGTGLGLSMIHGFAKQNGGMLQMESEPGRGTSAHVWLPAAESNGEREMAPPSDVAFVPELPRVVLAVDDDPLVLMNTAALLEDLGHTVIEAESGVRALEILREREDIALLITDQAMPVMTGSQLIAAARELRPGMPVILATGYGETPADAASRVTRLNKPFTQADLNRAVSETVMELS; translated from the coding sequence GTGGACAGGGTGCTGGACGAGGGGGGAGGCTGTTTGGAGGGCCGCGCGATCACTCGGTCCGCGGCGCTTTCCCAAAGCCAGACGCAGTTCCGCCTGCTGGTGCAGGGCGTGACCGACTATGCGATCTATATGCTCGATCCCACCGGCGTGGTGTCGAGCTGGAACGCCGGCGCGCAGCGGATCAAGGGTTACACGCCCGAGGAGATCATCGGCCAGCATTTCTCCAATTTCTATACCGAGGAGGATCGCGCTCGCGGCGAGCCCGCGCGCGCGCTCGAGACCGCGCGCAAGCATGGCCGCTTCTCCGCCGAGGGCTGGCGCATGCGCAAGAATGGCAGCCGCTTTCGCGCCAGCGTGGTAATCGACGCGATCAAGGACGACGACGGCAAGCTGATCGGCTTTGCCAAGATCACGCGCGACATCACCGAACGCGACGCGGCGCAGCGCGAGCTCGAAGTCGCGCGCGAGGCGCTGTTCCAGTCGCAGAAGATCGAGGCGATCGGCCAGCTCACCGGGGGCGTCGCGCACGATTTCAACAATCTGCTGATGGCGATCATGAGCGGGCTGACGTTGCTGCGCAAACGCGTGCCGGAGGAACCCCAGGTCATGCGGCTGATCGACAACTCGCTCCAGGCCGCGGAGCGCGGCGCGGCGCTGACCCAGCGCATGCTCGCCTTTGCGCGACGGCAGGAGCTCAAGACTGAGCGGATCGACGTGATGGCGCTGATCGCCGACATGCGCGGGCTGCTCCAGCGCACGATCGGCCCGGCATGGCAGATCGACATCCGCTTCCCCGCCAGCCTCAGTGCGGTCTCCGCCGACGTCAACCAGCTCGAGATGGCGCTGCTCAACCTCGCGGTGAACGCGCGCGACGCGATGCCGGAGGGCGGACGAATCGCGATCGAGGCGGTCGATCAGGACGTGATCGGTACCGTCGGCGAGCTGTCCTCGGGCCGCTATGTCCGCTTGAGCGTGATCGACCGGGGCACCGGCATGGACGCCGAGACGCTGGCGCGCGCGACCGAGCCCTTCTTCACCACCAAGGGCGTGGGCAAGGGCACTGGCCTCGGCCTGTCGATGATCCACGGTTTCGCCAAGCAGAATGGCGGCATGCTCCAGATGGAGAGTGAGCCTGGCCGCGGGACCAGTGCGCATGTCTGGCTCCCTGCCGCAGAGAGTAATGGCGAGCGCGAGATGGCGCCCCCGAGCGATGTCGCGTTCGTGCCGGAGCTGCCGCGGGTCGTGCTGGCGGTGGACGACGATCCGCTGGTGCTGATGAACACCGCCGCCTTGCTCGAGGATCTGGGGCATACCGTGATCGAGGCGGAATCGGGCGTGCGAGCGCTCGAGATCCTGCGCGAGCGGGAGGATATCGCGCTGTTGATCACCGATCAGGCGATGCCGGTGATGACCGGCAGCCAGCTCATTGCCGCGGCGCGCGAGCTGCGGCCCGGCATGCCCGTCATCCTCGCCACCGGCTATGGCGAAACTCCCGCGGATGCGGCTTCGCGCGTGACCCGGCTCAACAAGCCCTTCACCCAGGCCGATCTCAATCGCGCGGTTTCCGAGACGGTGATGGAGCTGTCCTGA
- a CDS encoding low temperature requirement protein A, whose protein sequence is MTGHAAIRPMAPRDPHEPHRVATPLELLFDLVTVIAIAAAAAALHHAIAADHAADGIIGYAVTFFAIWWAWMNYTWFASAYDNDDAITRLLTMLIMGGALLLAAGIERFAAKLDFSLVVGGYAVMRLGMIAMWLRAAWNDPPRRAGALRYAGGIALAQLYWAGLYFSLPPQSPALLPLILLGWVIELSVPAIAERAAETPWHRHHIVERYGLLMIIVLGEVLLAATLALEKAWDGSFDMRLAHTALSALVIAFAMWWLYFAREPQLSSNRLSRSLQWGYGHLIVFASGAAVGAGFAVLVEILTGHARLSLRAGDLAVAVPLGIYLLSLWLVRDRFELHGAARWVLPLFAAAIVALPFAFPALEAIAALAVAAVAVRAWLAARDLREAAADA, encoded by the coding sequence ATGACGGGGCACGCAGCGATCCGGCCGATGGCACCGCGCGACCCGCACGAACCGCACCGCGTCGCGACGCCCCTGGAGCTGCTGTTCGACCTCGTGACGGTGATCGCCATCGCGGCCGCGGCCGCCGCGCTGCACCACGCGATCGCGGCGGATCATGCCGCCGACGGGATCATCGGCTATGCGGTGACCTTCTTCGCGATCTGGTGGGCGTGGATGAACTATACCTGGTTCGCCTCGGCCTATGACAATGACGACGCGATCACGCGCCTGCTGACGATGCTGATCATGGGCGGCGCGCTGCTGCTCGCGGCGGGCATCGAGCGCTTCGCCGCCAAGCTCGACTTCAGCCTGGTGGTGGGCGGCTATGCCGTAATGCGGCTCGGCATGATCGCCATGTGGCTGCGCGCCGCCTGGAACGACCCGCCGCGCCGGGCCGGCGCCTTGCGCTACGCGGGCGGAATCGCGCTGGCGCAGCTCTACTGGGCCGGACTCTATTTCAGCCTGCCTCCGCAGTCACCGGCGCTCCTGCCGTTGATTCTGCTGGGCTGGGTGATTGAGCTTTCGGTGCCCGCCATCGCCGAGCGCGCGGCGGAGACGCCGTGGCACCGCCACCATATCGTCGAGCGCTACGGTCTGCTCATGATCATCGTGCTCGGCGAGGTGCTGCTCGCGGCCACGCTCGCGCTCGAAAAGGCATGGGACGGCAGCTTCGACATGCGGCTGGCGCATACTGCCCTCTCCGCGCTCGTCATCGCCTTCGCGATGTGGTGGCTCTATTTCGCGCGCGAGCCGCAGCTGTCGAGCAACCGGCTGAGCCGGTCGCTGCAATGGGGCTATGGCCATCTGATCGTGTTCGCCTCGGGTGCCGCGGTCGGCGCAGGCTTTGCCGTGCTGGTCGAGATCCTCACCGGCCATGCCAGGTTGAGCCTGCGCGCCGGCGATCTCGCGGTCGCGGTGCCGCTCGGCATCTACTTGCTCAGCCTGTGGCTGGTGCGCGACCGGTTCGAGCTGCACGGCGCAGCGCGCTGGGTGCTGCCGCTGTTCGCCGCGGCGATCGTCGCCCTGCCCTTCGCCTTTCCGGCGCTGGAAGCGATCGCGGCGCTCGCCGTCGCGGCGGTGGCGGTGCGGGCGTGGCTCGCCGCGCGCGACCTCAGGGAGGCGGCGGCTGACGCCTGA
- the pdxA gene encoding 4-hydroxythreonine-4-phosphate dehydrogenase PdxA, protein MPPSPLAVAMGDPAGIGPEIVAKAWRSRDFQALPTFFAVGDPRAVAAVWDGPVASIGSPDEARAVFAEALPVLVVADAEAIVPGQPDDAGARCALDSLELATGLARSGAAGALVTGPVSKARLYRIGFTHPGQTEFVAERCGIAPENTVMMLAGPTLRVVPVTTHIALAEVPQAISIELVVAKARVTARSLSRNFAIESPRLAFAGLNPHAGEGGALGREEIDILEPAIRQLREEGIDAVGPFAADTMFHTRARATYDAAICLYHDQALVPLKTLHFDEGVNMTLGLPILRTSPDHGTAFGIAGHDQAEPGAMIAAIRMAGQAAEKRALADA, encoded by the coding sequence ATGCCCCCTAGCCCCCTTGCGGTCGCCATGGGCGATCCCGCCGGGATCGGGCCGGAGATCGTTGCCAAGGCGTGGCGCAGCCGTGACTTCCAGGCGCTGCCGACCTTCTTCGCGGTGGGTGACCCGCGCGCGGTCGCGGCGGTGTGGGACGGCCCGGTCGCGTCGATCGGCAGCCCTGACGAGGCACGCGCCGTGTTCGCCGAGGCCTTGCCGGTACTCGTCGTCGCGGACGCCGAGGCGATCGTCCCGGGCCAGCCCGACGATGCCGGCGCGCGCTGCGCCCTCGACAGCCTCGAGCTTGCCACCGGGCTCGCCCGCTCCGGCGCGGCGGGCGCGCTGGTCACCGGGCCGGTGTCCAAGGCGCGGCTCTACCGCATCGGCTTCACCCATCCCGGCCAGACCGAGTTCGTCGCCGAGCGTTGCGGCATCGCGCCCGAGAACACCGTGATGATGCTCGCCGGGCCGACGCTGCGCGTGGTGCCGGTGACCACCCACATCGCGCTCGCCGAGGTGCCGCAGGCGATCTCGATCGAGCTGGTGGTGGCCAAGGCGCGAGTCACCGCGCGCAGCCTGTCGCGCAATTTCGCGATCGAATCGCCGCGCCTCGCCTTTGCCGGGCTCAACCCGCATGCCGGCGAGGGCGGCGCGCTCGGGCGCGAGGAGATCGATATCCTCGAACCCGCGATCCGGCAGTTGCGCGAGGAGGGGATCGACGCGGTCGGCCCGTTCGCCGCCGACACGATGTTCCACACCCGCGCGCGCGCCACCTATGACGCGGCGATCTGCCTCTACCACGACCAGGCGCTGGTGCCCTTGAAGACGCTGCATTTCGACGAGGGCGTCAACATGACTTTGGGCCTGCCGATCCTGCGCACCTCGCCCGATCACGGCACCGCTTTCGGCATCGCCGGGCACGACCAGGCCGAGCCCGGCGCGATGATCGCCGCGATCCGCATGGCGGGCCAAGCGGCGGAGAAGCGGGCATTGGCCGACGCGTGA
- a CDS encoding LPS-assembly protein LptD — protein sequence MTRKALLLAGILPFAFCLAPAATAAQDLQDRPTEPPPPSEAPLPDDPDQIQFSADLAEYDSEGDIVTVSGDVRMFREGNRLRADKVVWNRKTGQVLATGNIAMTNPEGDTAYGDRVELTDSLRDGAIENMLVVLEQGGRLAAERGTRDAGGVISVERAAYTPCAVVDSNNCPKEPSWKITAVRVIYDPAKQRIRYKGARVSLFGFATLPLPVFSHSVGAGNASGLLAPEIRYDAVNGFEVGLPYYFSLGPDRDFTITPRVFTGALPMLQAEYRQLTSNGAFRVTGYGTYSRRSDDFVSPTPDVSSENAFRGYLDASGRFQLDPYWSVSGSMRIASDRTFLRRYDISSDDRLRNNVRIERIDRDSMLSINGWAVQTLRPTESQGLQPIALPEIDYRLRFGQSLIEGGRFELQVNSLAIGRASGQDTQRAFASLRYDLRKLTAWGQEITLTAYGRGDLYNTTDTAATSQISYRGLEGFRGRAIGALAIDMKWPLIGEAFGGVQRITPRFQIVAAPRLENFDVPNEDARSVDLEDSNLFALNRFPGYDRFEDSTRFTFGLDYALYLPGLSVEANIGQSYRLDSRATILPDGTGLTDRLSDIVGRTVVRYHDFLSFTHRYRLDKDNFAIRRNEIDATVGSRDTFATIGYLRLNRDIGFALEDLQDREEARVGARVKVARFWSVFGSAVIDLTDREEDPTSLSDGFEPVRHRLGFEYEDDCLRLGLTWKRDYQTTGDARRGSSYLLTLALKNLGR from the coding sequence GTGACGCGCAAGGCTCTGCTTCTCGCCGGGATTCTGCCGTTCGCGTTTTGCCTCGCGCCCGCCGCCACCGCCGCGCAGGACCTGCAGGACCGGCCGACCGAGCCGCCGCCCCCGTCGGAAGCGCCGCTGCCCGACGATCCCGACCAGATCCAGTTCTCCGCCGACCTCGCCGAATATGATTCGGAGGGGGATATCGTCACGGTCAGCGGCGACGTGCGGATGTTCCGCGAGGGCAACCGGCTGCGCGCCGACAAGGTGGTGTGGAACCGCAAGACCGGCCAGGTGCTCGCCACCGGCAATATCGCGATGACCAATCCCGAGGGCGACACCGCCTATGGCGACCGTGTCGAGCTGACCGATTCGCTCAGGGACGGCGCGATCGAGAACATGCTCGTCGTGCTCGAACAGGGCGGGCGCCTCGCCGCCGAGCGCGGCACGCGCGATGCGGGCGGCGTGATCAGCGTCGAGCGCGCCGCCTATACCCCGTGCGCGGTGGTCGATTCGAACAATTGCCCCAAGGAGCCGTCGTGGAAGATCACGGCGGTGCGCGTGATCTACGATCCCGCCAAGCAGCGCATCCGCTACAAGGGCGCGCGCGTCTCGCTGTTCGGCTTCGCGACGCTGCCGCTGCCGGTATTCTCGCACTCGGTCGGCGCGGGCAATGCGAGCGGCCTGCTCGCCCCCGAGATCCGCTACGACGCGGTCAACGGGTTTGAGGTCGGACTGCCCTATTACTTCAGCCTCGGCCCCGATCGCGACTTCACCATCACGCCGCGCGTCTTCACCGGCGCGCTGCCGATGCTGCAGGCCGAATATCGCCAGCTTACCTCGAACGGCGCGTTCCGCGTCACCGGCTATGGCACCTATAGCCGGCGCAGCGACGATTTCGTTTCGCCGACCCCCGACGTGTCGAGCGAGAATGCGTTCCGCGGCTATCTCGACGCTAGCGGGCGCTTCCAGCTCGATCCCTATTGGAGCGTCAGCGGATCGATGCGGATCGCCAGCGACCGCACCTTCCTGCGCCGCTACGACATTTCTAGCGACGACCGGCTGCGCAACAATGTCCGGATCGAGCGGATCGACCGCGATTCGATGCTTTCGATCAATGGCTGGGCGGTGCAGACGCTGCGCCCGACCGAGAGCCAGGGCCTCCAGCCGATCGCACTGCCCGAGATCGACTATCGCTTGCGCTTCGGCCAGTCGCTGATCGAGGGCGGCCGCTTCGAGCTCCAGGTTAACAGCCTCGCGATCGGCCGCGCGAGCGGCCAGGACACGCAGCGCGCCTTCGCCTCGCTGCGCTACGACCTGCGCAAGCTCACCGCCTGGGGGCAGGAGATCACGCTGACCGCCTATGGCCGCGGCGACCTCTACAACACCACCGATACCGCGGCGACCAGCCAGATCAGCTATCGCGGGCTCGAAGGATTCCGCGGCCGCGCGATCGGCGCGCTCGCGATCGACATGAAATGGCCGCTGATCGGCGAGGCGTTCGGCGGCGTGCAGCGCATCACCCCGCGCTTCCAGATCGTCGCCGCGCCGCGGCTCGAGAATTTCGACGTGCCGAACGAGGATGCGCGCTCGGTCGATCTCGAGGATTCGAACCTGTTCGCACTCAACCGCTTCCCCGGCTACGACCGGTTCGAGGATTCGACGCGCTTCACCTTCGGGCTCGACTATGCGCTCTACCTGCCCGGTCTCTCGGTCGAGGCGAATATCGGCCAGAGCTATCGCCTCGATTCGCGCGCGACGATTCTGCCCGACGGCACCGGGCTGACCGACCGGCTCTCCGACATCGTCGGCCGCACCGTGGTGCGCTATCACGACTTCCTGTCGTTCACGCACCGCTACCGGCTGGACAAGGACAATTTCGCGATCCGCCGCAACGAGATCGACGCGACCGTGGGCTCGCGCGATACTTTCGCGACGATCGGCTATCTGCGGCTCAACCGCGATATCGGCTTCGCGCTGGAGGATCTCCAGGACCGTGAGGAGGCGCGGGTCGGCGCGCGGGTGAAGGTTGCGCGCTTCTGGTCGGTGTTCGGCTCGGCGGTGATCGACCTCACCGACCGCGAGGAGGACCCGACCTCGCTCTCCGACGGGTTCGAGCCGGTGCGCCATCGCCTCGGCTTCGAATATGAGGACGATTGCCTGCGCCTCGGCCTCACCTGGAAGCGCGATTACCAGACCACCGGCGACGCACGGCGCGGCAGCAGCTATCTGTTGACGCTGGCATTGAAGAATTTGGGGCGCTAG
- a CDS encoding RsmB/NOP family class I SAM-dependent RNA methyltransferase — MTPAARTQTAIELLDQIIAAARDAGASADVLIQRGFAARRYAGSKDRRAIRNLVYDAIRLCGERPESGRAAMLALAKRDPELAATFDGSPYGPAPIGDEPAAEPGVAPAWLLDALGGSGIDADQAAALLDRASLDLRVNTLKADVAQVRAALPEAVPVEGVPAVLRLPPDTPVEKSQPWLDGWIEVQDAGSQLVAMAADAQPGMRVVDLCAGGGGKTLALAAAMDNRGALLATDADRARLSRLMPRAERANATIVETRLLDPGREAEPLADWVGSADVVLIDAPCSGTGTWRRNPEARWRLSPARLAKLAETQRRLLDVGAALVRPGGALVHIVCSLLDAEGVEQAKAFLTRHPDWAAAPLALPAGTPHGPGMRLTPLSHSTDGFFVAKLVRTC; from the coding sequence ATGACCCCCGCCGCGCGCACCCAGACGGCGATCGAGCTGCTCGACCAGATCATCGCCGCCGCACGCGATGCGGGGGCCTCGGCTGACGTGCTGATCCAGCGCGGGTTCGCCGCGCGCCGCTATGCCGGATCGAAGGACCGCCGCGCGATCCGCAACTTGGTGTACGACGCGATCCGGCTGTGCGGCGAGCGGCCCGAATCCGGCCGCGCCGCGATGCTCGCGCTGGCGAAGCGCGATCCGGAGCTGGCGGCGACCTTCGACGGCTCGCCCTATGGCCCTGCGCCGATCGGCGACGAACCGGCCGCGGAGCCCGGTGTCGCGCCCGCCTGGCTGCTCGACGCGCTTGGCGGGTCGGGAATCGACGCAGATCAGGCGGCGGCGCTGCTCGACCGCGCATCGCTCGACCTGCGCGTCAACACGCTCAAGGCGGATGTCGCGCAGGTCCGCGCGGCCTTGCCCGAGGCCGTGCCGGTCGAAGGCGTGCCCGCCGTGCTGCGGCTGCCGCCCGATACGCCGGTCGAGAAGAGCCAGCCCTGGCTCGACGGCTGGATCGAAGTGCAGGATGCGGGCAGCCAGCTCGTCGCCATGGCCGCTGACGCGCAGCCCGGCATGCGCGTCGTGGACCTCTGTGCGGGCGGGGGCGGCAAGACGCTGGCGCTGGCCGCGGCGATGGACAATCGCGGCGCGCTGCTCGCCACCGATGCCGACCGGGCGCGGCTGTCCCGGCTGATGCCGCGCGCCGAGCGCGCCAACGCAACGATCGTCGAGACGCGGCTGCTCGATCCCGGCCGCGAAGCCGAGCCGCTGGCGGACTGGGTGGGCAGCGCGGACGTCGTGCTGATCGATGCGCCCTGCTCGGGCACCGGCACCTGGCGGCGCAATCCCGAGGCGCGCTGGCGGCTCAGCCCGGCGCGGCTCGCCAAACTCGCCGAGACCCAGAGGCGGCTGCTCGATGTCGGCGCTGCGCTGGTCAGGCCGGGCGGCGCGCTGGTGCACATCGTCTGCTCGCTGCTCGACGCTGAGGGGGTGGAGCAGGCCAAGGCGTTCCTCACCCGCCACCCGGATTGGGCAGCCGCGCCGCTTGCGCTTCCCGCCGGAACCCCGCATGGACCGGGGATGCGCCTCACCCCGCTGTCCCACTCCACCGACGGCTTTTTTGTCGCGAAGCTGGTGCGCACGTGTTAG
- a CDS encoding LysR family transcriptional regulator, whose translation MDAKLEIGADRARSLEIFAAVAAQGSFSAAGRLLGLTPSAVSRTVDRIEARLGVRLLLRTTRALTLTAEGQAYLAAARRILTDLDDAEQQIADQGAPRGRLRVSAALSHGRLCIVPLLGDFVRAYPHILVDISLSDSIVDVAAGQADVAIRFGPLADSGLTARKLGENGRVIVASPEYLARHGTPRVPADLHNHNCLNFNFRRAEPVWPFCDGASDYAMTVTGSIEANNGETLGQLAAAGVGVTRVGAFSVVDEIADGRLVPLLEEFNPGDVEVIHAVFVGGANTPARVRVFVDFLAERLR comes from the coding sequence GTGGACGCAAAACTGGAGATCGGTGCCGATCGCGCCCGCTCGCTCGAGATCTTCGCCGCGGTGGCCGCACAGGGCAGTTTCTCGGCCGCCGGGCGTCTCCTCGGCCTGACCCCTTCGGCGGTGAGCCGCACCGTCGACCGGATCGAGGCGCGGCTCGGCGTGCGCCTGTTGTTGCGCACCACCCGCGCGCTCACCCTCACCGCCGAGGGGCAGGCCTATCTCGCCGCCGCGCGCCGCATCCTCACCGATCTCGACGATGCCGAGCAGCAGATCGCCGATCAGGGCGCCCCGCGCGGCCGGCTGCGGGTCAGCGCCGCGCTGTCGCACGGGCGGCTGTGCATCGTTCCGCTGCTCGGCGATTTCGTGCGGGCCTATCCCCATATCCTCGTCGACATCAGCCTCAGCGATTCGATCGTCGACGTCGCCGCGGGGCAGGCCGATGTCGCGATCCGCTTCGGGCCGCTCGCCGATAGCGGCCTCACCGCGCGCAAGCTGGGGGAGAACGGCCGGGTGATCGTCGCGTCACCCGAATATCTCGCGCGGCACGGCACGCCGCGCGTACCCGCCGACCTGCACAACCATAACTGCCTCAACTTCAACTTCCGCCGCGCCGAGCCGGTTTGGCCGTTCTGCGACGGCGCCAGCGACTATGCGATGACCGTCACCGGCAGCATCGAGGCGAACAATGGCGAGACGCTGGGCCAGCTCGCCGCCGCCGGGGTCGGCGTCACCCGGGTCGGCGCGTTCAGCGTGGTCGACGAGATTGCCGATGGCCGCCTCGTCCCGCTGCTCGAGGAATTCAACCCGGGCGATGTCGAGGTGATCCACGCCGTGTTCGTCGGCGGCGCCAACACGCCGGCGCGCGTCCGCGTCTTTGTCGATTTCCTCGCCGAACGGCTTCGTTAG
- the rsmA gene encoding 16S rRNA (adenine(1518)-N(6)/adenine(1519)-N(6))-dimethyltransferase RsmA — protein MTALPPLREVIRKHGLSASKALGQNFLFDSQLLDRIARVPGDLDGQEVFEVGPGPGGLTRALLQAGAKVTAVERDRRCIPALAELGEAFPGKLTVIEGDALAVDAPSLFAGKPHIASNLPYNVGTALTVGWLSAKWQPWWASLTLMFQKEVAERIVAAPGADAYGRLAVLAQWRSSARIAMPVHRSAFTPPPKVMSAVVHIVPSEEPPGVRFAVLEKLTAAAFGQRRKMLRQSLKAVSGAVEAAEGIGIDPTRRAETVSVDEFVALARTLSA, from the coding sequence GTGACCGCGCTACCACCGCTTCGTGAAGTCATCCGCAAACATGGGCTGAGCGCCAGCAAGGCGCTGGGGCAGAATTTCCTGTTCGATTCGCAGCTGCTCGACCGCATTGCACGCGTGCCCGGCGATCTCGACGGGCAGGAGGTGTTCGAGGTCGGACCCGGCCCCGGCGGCCTCACCCGCGCGCTGCTCCAAGCCGGCGCGAAGGTGACCGCGGTGGAGCGCGACCGGCGCTGCATCCCCGCGCTGGCCGAGCTGGGCGAGGCGTTTCCGGGCAAGCTCACTGTGATCGAGGGCGATGCGCTGGCGGTGGACGCCCCGTCGCTGTTCGCGGGCAAGCCGCACATCGCCTCCAACCTGCCCTATAATGTCGGCACGGCGCTCACCGTCGGCTGGCTGTCGGCGAAGTGGCAGCCCTGGTGGGCGAGCCTCACGCTGATGTTCCAGAAGGAGGTCGCCGAGCGGATCGTCGCGGCGCCCGGGGCCGATGCCTATGGCCGGCTCGCGGTGCTCGCACAGTGGCGCAGCTCGGCCCGGATCGCGATGCCGGTCCACCGCTCTGCCTTCACCCCGCCGCCCAAGGTGATGTCGGCAGTGGTGCATATCGTGCCCAGCGAAGAGCCGCCCGGCGTTCGCTTCGCGGTGCTGGAGAAGCTGACCGCGGCGGCGTTCGGGCAACGCCGCAAGATGCTGCGCCAGAGCCTCAAGGCCGTGTCCGGCGCGGTCGAGGCCGCCGAGGGGATCGGGATCGATCCCACGCGCCGCGCCGAAACGGTCAGCGTCGACGAGTTCGTCGCGCTGGCGCGGACGCTCTCGGCTTAG
- a CDS encoding peptidylprolyl isomerase, translating to MSDDQVPSSAANLDLPENLQIFGKVDPNIRKPTAIVNGYVITRTDVDQRFNLFVALNQLKLNAEEQDRLRLQVLRLLTDETIQIQEAKANEVTIPADQIDRSFASISSRYQRTPEQMRAWLREIGSSERSFKRQIEGELAWQRVIQRKIGAFINVGTEEVQSIIQRLEEAKGTEEFHLREIYLSATPETSGEKFSAMQQMIQQMQQGRPFEYFARFSEATTASQGGDLGWVRAAMLPAALAQAAQQMQVGQVAGPIEVPGGFSVLYLVDKRQVLTADPRDAKLSLRQLTVKFPTGITQAQAQEKVAEFAKVLQSTAGCGAVSKAAETLGAEVVDNDSVRARDLPPQLQEIVLKLQVGQSTPPFGTPTEGVRALVLCGRDDPKTAALPSADQIREGIEEQRTNLRAQRLLRDLRRDAIVDYR from the coding sequence GTGAGCGACGACCAGGTGCCCTCGAGCGCCGCCAATCTCGATCTGCCCGAGAATCTCCAGATCTTCGGCAAGGTCGATCCCAACATCCGCAAGCCGACCGCGATCGTGAACGGCTATGTCATCACGCGCACCGACGTCGACCAGCGCTTCAACCTGTTCGTCGCGCTCAACCAGCTCAAGCTGAATGCCGAGGAGCAGGACCGGCTGCGGCTGCAGGTGCTGCGCCTGCTGACCGACGAGACGATCCAGATCCAGGAAGCCAAGGCGAACGAGGTCACCATCCCCGCCGACCAGATCGACCGCAGCTTCGCGTCGATCTCCAGCCGCTACCAGCGCACGCCTGAGCAGATGCGCGCCTGGCTGCGCGAGATCGGCTCGTCCGAACGCTCGTTCAAGCGCCAGATCGAAGGCGAGCTCGCCTGGCAGCGCGTGATCCAGCGCAAGATCGGCGCGTTCATCAACGTCGGCACGGAAGAGGTCCAGTCGATCATCCAGCGACTCGAGGAAGCCAAGGGGACCGAGGAGTTCCACCTCCGCGAGATCTACCTCTCGGCGACCCCGGAGACGTCGGGCGAAAAGTTCAGCGCGATGCAGCAGATGATCCAGCAGATGCAGCAGGGCCGTCCGTTCGAATATTTCGCGCGCTTCTCCGAAGCGACGACGGCCTCGCAGGGCGGCGACCTCGGCTGGGTGCGCGCCGCGATGCTTCCGGCGGCGCTCGCCCAGGCGGCGCAGCAGATGCAGGTCGGCCAGGTCGCCGGTCCGATCGAGGTGCCGGGCGGCTTCTCGGTCCTCTATCTCGTCGACAAGCGTCAGGTGCTGACCGCCGATCCGCGCGACGCCAAGCTCAGCCTGCGCCAGCTGACCGTCAAGTTCCCCACGGGCATCACGCAGGCGCAGGCGCAGGAAAAGGTCGCTGAATTCGCCAAGGTGCTGCAATCGACCGCGGGCTGTGGCGCGGTGAGCAAGGCGGCGGAGACGCTGGGCGCCGAAGTTGTCGACAATGATTCGGTGCGCGCGCGCGACCTGCCGCCGCAGCTGCAGGAGATCGTCCTCAAGCTCCAGGTCGGCCAGTCGACCCCGCCGTTCGGCACCCCGACCGAGGGCGTCCGCGCGCTGGTGCTGTGCGGCCGCGATGATCCCAAGACCGCCGCGCTGCCCAGCGCCGACCAGATCCGCGAGGGGATCGAGGAGCAGCGCACCAACCTTCGTGCCCAGCGCCTGCTCCGCGACCTGCGCCGCGACGCGATCGTGGACTATCGCTGA
- a CDS encoding tetratricopeptide repeat protein, whose translation MRITLVSAAAALALLSVSTSLYGQRADDQIDARSVALLERGKAAKAAGNLDGANDLIESALAVDPRNRQAYLVLAEVARTQGLPGKAIRFYREALTLEPNDVAALRGQGEAMVQKGAIERAKENLARVKTLCGASCADATQLAAVIAKGPPATATASASAQVVPPPKVETKKN comes from the coding sequence ATGCGTATCACCCTCGTGTCCGCCGCCGCAGCGCTTGCGTTGCTCAGCGTGTCGACCTCGCTCTACGGCCAGCGCGCCGACGACCAGATCGATGCGCGATCGGTGGCGCTGCTCGAGCGCGGCAAGGCGGCGAAGGCGGCGGGCAATCTCGACGGCGCCAACGACCTGATCGAAAGCGCGCTCGCGGTCGACCCGCGCAACCGCCAAGCCTATCTCGTGCTGGCCGAAGTCGCGCGCACGCAGGGCCTGCCGGGCAAGGCGATCCGCTTCTACCGCGAGGCACTGACGCTCGAGCCCAACGACGTCGCCGCGCTGCGCGGGCAGGGCGAGGCGATGGTGCAGAAGGGCGCGATCGAGCGTGCCAAGGAGAATCTCGCGCGGGTGAAGACGCTGTGCGGCGCCAGCTGCGCCGACGCGACCCAGCTCGCCGCGGTGATCGCCAAGGGTCCGCCGGCGACGGCGACCGCGAGCGCGAGCGCGCAAGTTGTGCCGCCGCCCAAGGTCGAAACGAAGAAGAACTAA